ATAAATGTCTACGGCGGCAAATATAAGCTAGGCACACGCACCATCACAGATAGCCACAAAGCAGACAGCCTAAGTGCCGAAGAAGTCATCGTTCAAAGCTCAAATATCGGTATGATAAATGTCATCGAGCGCCTTGATGATGTTAGCATTTACAATGGTCTGCGCAACTTCGGCTTTGCGCAAAAGACAGGCGTGGATCTAAGCTACGAACAAACGGGCAAAATTCCGCAAATCAGTGACCTAAAAAACCGCACTTATAAGGCAACTTTAAGCTACGGCTATGGAATTCAAGCTACTTTTATGCAACTTCTAAGCGCGTATAATGCTATAAATAATGGCGGCGTGATGATGGAGCCAAGGCTGTTTTCGCACCTTGAGCGTGATGCTAAAAAATACTTTTTACATAGCGGCGAGACAAAACAAGTGCTTAGCAAAGAAGCTGCTGATAAAATGCGAGCTATATTAGTAAAAGTAGTAGATAGCCCACGCGGCACAGGTAGAGCGGCAAGAATTCCAGGGCTAGTGCTAGGTGGTAAAACAGGCACCGCACACATCGCCACCACAGGCGGATATAGTGACAAGCGTTATAACGCAAGCTTTTTTGGCTTTGCTAGCGATGATGCGGGACACAACTACACAATAGGCGTTTTGGTGCGAGAGCCGATGCGACCTTATCCTTATTATTTTGCTAGCTGGAGTGCTTTGCCAGTGTTTAAGCAAGCTGCTGAAATTCTAGTAGAAAACAACTATCTAAGTCCAAGCGAAGCCTTTAATAGAAACAAAAACGACATCGCAGCTACAGCACTGGATTAAAAATCTAGAATTCCTAGCAAAATTACTTAGGAATTCTAGAATTCCTAGGACTAAAATCTAGAATTCCCAGCAAAATCACTTAGGAATTCTAGAATTCCCTAAAGCTGTGTCATTCCCTGACTTGATCGGGGGATGACATCACAAATAAATTTAGAATTCCATATGGAGATCCTCGGGTCAAGCCCGAGGATGACATAGTAGGGAATTCTAGAATTCCTAATGCTTTTTAAGATTATAAATTATATTTATTGCTAAACTTGCCCAAATAAGCATAAAGCTAGCAAGTTTTAGCATGCCAAGTGGCTCATTATACAAAAAAATTGCCACCAAAAAGCTAATGCTAGGGCTTAAATACTGAAAAAATCCCAGTGTGCTAAGGCGCAAGTATTTTGCCGCGCTATTAAAGGTCAGCAGCGGCAGTATGGTCACCACCCCGCTAAAAGCTAGCAAAAATCCTGTGCTATCAAAATCCAGCCTTGCTTCTCCCACGCTCCACAAATACAGCAAAAACCCAAGCGCAAAAGGCAAGGTAAGCATAGTCTCTACAAAAAGCCCATGCGTGCTAGGCACTCGCACTTTTTTGCGAATTAGCCCATAAAAAGCAAAGCTTGCTGGCAGTATGAGCGAAATAAAAGGCAGGCTGCCAAGGTCGTAGATTTGAATGCAAATTGCGATAACTACGATAAAAAGCGAGATTTTGCTAGCCTTGCTAAGTCGCTCTTTTAAAAAAATAGCACCAAGCAAAATACTAAAAAGCGGATTTATAAAATATCCTAGGCTGGTTTCTAGTATCTGCCCACGCTCCACCGCCCAGATGAAAACGCCCCAGTTAATGCTAATTAACACGCCGCTTGCTAGTAGATTTAGAGCTACTTTTTTTATAGAGAGCAGGCGAAAGACTTGGCGTAGTTTGCTGCTAAAATAAAGCAAGCCAAAAAGAATAATCGCTGACCACAGGATACGGTGAGCCAGCACCTGCACCGCACCCACATCTGCTAAAAGCTTGAAATAGATAGGAAAAACGCCCCACATAAAAAATGTGCTAAGCGCAAAGGCAATGCCTTTTTGCTCCTTATTCATTTTTTATCCTATTTGTGCTTTGCGTAGCTTATTATATAAGTAGCGCCTGAGTATAGAGTAAGAGCCACCGCTATCCACAGCAGCAGCTCACCAAAGACCCACTGCATGGTCAAAAAACCCACAGCTATCATTTGAAAAGTAGTTTTTAGCTTGCCAGCAAAGTTAGCTTTGATGCTGATATTCTCACTTGCTAAGACCACACGAAAACCTGTTATAAAAAACTCACGCACAAGTATGATATAAACAGCCCAGACATTTGCCCTATCAATCATCGCAAGTCCCAAAAATGCGCCCAAAATCAGCATTTTATCAGCCAGCGGATCTAAAATCTCTCCAAGCTTAGTTCGCTGATCCCAAGCCCTAGCGATATAGCCATCAAAAAAATCGCTTATACTAGCGATGCTAAAAACAAGTGCAGCAAAATAATTTAGCCACGAAATCGCCCCAGCATCATCTGTGCTTTTTGTTTGAAGCAGTAAAAACAAAAACAAAGGCGCAAGTAGTATTCTAACACTTGCTATTGCGTTTGGTAGATTAAGGTTTTTCATTGTTTAGCTTTTATTTTTTAGATTAAAAAGCGAATTTTACTTTAAATTTTAGAATTTTGAGTAAAAAAATATGAAAAAATAAAAAATTTTACGCATTAGCGCCTAGTTTATTTAAAGCTATTTTTGCATTTTTGTACCAAAAGCTAAGGAATTTTAGAATTCCTAGTGATTTTTGCTTAGGAATTTTAGAATTTATTCTAGGGAATTTTAGATTTTGC
Above is a genomic segment from Campylobacter magnus containing:
- the rarD gene encoding EamA family transporter RarD; translation: MNKEQKGIAFALSTFFMWGVFPIYFKLLADVGAVQVLAHRILWSAIILFGLLYFSSKLRQVFRLLSIKKVALNLLASGVLISINWGVFIWAVERGQILETSLGYFINPLFSILLGAIFLKERLSKASKISLFIVVIAICIQIYDLGSLPFISLILPASFAFYGLIRKKVRVPSTHGLFVETMLTLPFALGFLLYLWSVGEARLDFDSTGFLLAFSGVVTILPLLTFNSAAKYLRLSTLGFFQYLSPSISFLVAIFLYNEPLGMLKLASFMLIWASLAINIIYNLKKH
- the pgsA gene encoding CDP-diacylglycerol--glycerol-3-phosphate 3-phosphatidyltransferase, yielding MKNLNLPNAIASVRILLAPLFLFLLLQTKSTDDAGAISWLNYFAALVFSIASISDFFDGYIARAWDQRTKLGEILDPLADKMLILGAFLGLAMIDRANVWAVYIILVREFFITGFRVVLASENISIKANFAGKLKTTFQMIAVGFLTMQWVFGELLLWIAVALTLYSGATYIISYAKHK